The segment CCCTCGTCGAAAACTTCAAAAAGCTAAAAACCGCTCTCTCAAGGCGCATCGTCGGGCAGGAGGCCGTCATCGAGCAGGTCTTCATCGCCATCGCCGCTGGTGGTCACAGTCTCCTCGAAGGCGTGCCCGGCCTAGCGAAGACTTTGCTGGTCAAATCGCTTGCTGACGCCATGCACCTGAGCTTCCGCCGCATCCAGTTCACGCCTGATTTGATGCCCGCAGACATCACCGGCACCGAGATCATCCAGGAAGATGCGGAGACGGGCCGCAGAAAGCTCGTATTCCAGCGCGGCCCCATTTTCAGCCAGATCGTCCTCGCGGATGAGATCAACCGCACCCCTCCCAAGACGCAGGCTGCCCTCCTCGAAGCCATGCAGGAAAAGCATGTCACTGTAGGCCAGGAGACCTTCGAGCTACCAAAGCCCTTCTTCGTCCTCGCTACGCAGAATCCCATCGAACAAGAAGGCACCTATCCGCTCCCAGAAGCCCAGAAAGACCGCTTCCTCTTCCTCATCAAAGTCGATTACCCCACCCGTGACGACGAGCGCAACATCATCGCCCGCACCACCGGCACCGAGAGCCAAGAAATCGACGCCGTCATCACCGCAGAGGACCTCCAGGCCGCCCAGCAGCTCGCCCGCAAAGTGCCCGTGCCGGATCACGTCATCGACTTCGTCCTCGACCTCGTCCGTGCCACCCGTCCGAACGAGCCCGGAGCCTCCGAGTACGTCAAATCCATGCTCGGCTGGGGCGCTGGCCCCCGCGCCAGCCAGATGCTCGTCCTCGCAGGCAAAGTCCGCGCTCTCCTCCAAGGCCGCACCCATGTCACCATCGACGACATCGAGGCCCTGGCCGCCCCTGCCCTCCGCCACCGCCTCGTCCCCACCTTCCACGCCGAGGCCGAAGGCATCACCGTCGATCAGATCATCGCCGAAATCATCAAGACGACGAAGAAGTCGGAGGCGCGGGTTTTGTGACCCACGGAGAGCCTGGGAGCGAGCGTGAGCATGAGTGGCTCAGTGCTCAGTTCTTAGTGCTCAGTTGAATCTCATGCGCTGAAATCGATGATGAGCCCGCCCCACGACATCAAGCTGACGTTTGCGAAGGCGTTCTGGGAGCTTCGTGTTTATCAAAAAGCACGGGATTTACAGGGACGCGTCTTCAAGGCGTCCAAATGCTTTCCGGCGGAAGAAAAATACTCTCTAACAGATCAGTTCCGTCGTGCCGCGAGATCCATAGGTGCCCAAATCGCCGAAGCATGGGGCAAACGCGACTACATCAAGCATTTCCAAAGCAAACTCAGCGACGCCGAAAGCGAGAACAACGAAACCCAACACTGGATCATCTGTTCCGTCGATGATGGCTATCTCGATTCCTCCACGGCACGTCCGCTTTTCCGACTCTCCCTCGAAATCGGACGCATGCTCGCCGCCATGA is part of the Verrucomicrobiaceae bacterium genome and harbors:
- a CDS encoding MoxR family ATPase; this translates as MSDTANASALVENFKKLKTALSRRIVGQEAVIEQVFIAIAAGGHSLLEGVPGLAKTLLVKSLADAMHLSFRRIQFTPDLMPADITGTEIIQEDAETGRRKLVFQRGPIFSQIVLADEINRTPPKTQAALLEAMQEKHVTVGQETFELPKPFFVLATQNPIEQEGTYPLPEAQKDRFLFLIKVDYPTRDDERNIIARTTGTESQEIDAVITAEDLQAAQQLARKVPVPDHVIDFVLDLVRATRPNEPGASEYVKSMLGWGAGPRASQMLVLAGKVRALLQGRTHVTIDDIEALAAPALRHRLVPTFHAEAEGITVDQIIAEIIKTTKKSEARVL
- a CDS encoding four helix bundle protein produces the protein MSPPHDIKLTFAKAFWELRVYQKARDLQGRVFKASKCFPAEEKYSLTDQFRRAARSIGAQIAEAWGKRDYIKHFQSKLSDAESENNETQHWIICSVDDGYLDSSTARPLFRLSLEIGRMLAAMTERAAEFCPDPLSSKVCEPSVEFCLLPNEVPDVFEDLLSEGVDSL